The genomic window CGCAGCAATGCTTCCGGAGTAGAAATTTTCCAAAGattattcctttttaaacaaGCAGCTAAATTGAATGAGCTTTCTCAGCCGGCCACCAAGCCAGCAGAAAAGAACATTACGCCACTGGAACTGGCTGCAGAGATCAAAGCCAGCTACTTATTCTATAACAAAGCTGAAGGGAAGGATTAGTCACTGCCGAAAGCCACAGGAGCTGGCACTGGCAGTGAACCCAGCTAAATTGCTCAGAAATGCCTACAAGCACACACCACCTAACCCCGGAGGAAGAGGATAAAGCAAACTGCTGCAGGGCTTTTCCAGCCACGGCTCTGTCACTGAAGGACCTGCACGCATGCAGAAaagaaggaggagttggaaaTTCAGGCTGTAATTTCTTAGAACGTGAGCACATGTTGTGAAAATACTGTTTGGGGCTGAGTAGGGTTTAGCCCCAAATGTGGGAGGCCCTTTTGCAGCTCAGCTGGGCTCACAGGCAACGTTCCACGCATGACATGGGCAGCCCATGCAAAGCCCTTGGGCTTCCAAAATAACCCAACCGAAAGCCAGTCATTACTGGGAAAGCGGGAGAGATGTTACAGTGGCTCAAACCAAGGTAAAACCACGACACAACTGGATAGTCCTGATCCAACCCACCTCCCCCAGCAACACATCCTGACTTCAGGTTGGTATAAAATCTCAGTTATCAGCTAATGAGGATAAATCTcgttcttcctctgcctccaaCATATGCAGCCCAACCAGCTCAGATCTCAGATGAAGCGACGTTGTTTGAGAAGTCTGCAGGAGGGTCACTGAGCGGCCAGCAAACGTTTGGAAGCGATGGATTTGAGACCCGTAATGTCAGCAGCCACCCCAAGCTGCATGCAAAGGGCTcaggacagggaaaaaaaaaaagacaagccttgagaaataaaagcaacattGTTTGGAAATCACTGCTCCAGGTTCAAACACCCCTGTACAGAGGTGAAGCATTTGTCCCCATGAAGCTGTTTTCCACAAACCTTTTTCTCATGTTGCTTGGACTTCGGCGGCCTTTGGCAAGCAGAGATTGCCGTGCTGGCAACACAGTACTAATCCCTCACACTATGAAAGCAGCGGTTCCTCTCGCCGGCTGGCAAAACCTTTACTTAAAAAGAGATGCTGTCTCCTTACACTACTAAGgacagggaaaaaagtgttaaaaatttATCTTTGTCCAGTTTAAGAGCCAGACTGACCCAAAGACGCTGCAGTCCGATGGCAGCGGGTGCATACAACAGGCcgagaattttttttttacatgagaTTATAACCAAATCTAGGGTCTTCCTGAGCTCAGTCTTCCCTTTCCCGGTCTCCTCCCATCTCCAGGGCACAACACACAGGCTGGGAAATGCGGGCAGAGAGGAGGTAAGGGGAGGCTGCTGAGCGCAGTTTGCTTTCCTGGCTCGGACTGCAACTCCTGGGGGGCTTTAAGGAAGTTTCTGAAAGGGAAATGGATCATTGAATTGCTGCATTAGAGGATCTGTGGCTGTTTTTGAGTGCAAGCCACTCCAGAGCTTAATCACCTCGCTGCTCGGAGCTTTGTGCTTTCCCCACCGAACCGAGGGCATATGCAGCACTGgcagctttctgaaatacatataaaatatattaaaacaaactGTTCAGGTAACTCTGGCTGTTCAAGCTCAACTCATTCTTTTAGGTTTTCAGGATTAAAGCCAGAgcagaaacagggaaaatgaaTCCCGTCCCCTTGCCCTACTCCACGTCCTGCTGAGAGCTGCATGGAAGATGGATGGTGAACCAGCTCTGGAAGATTTGAAGAGCTGCTAAAACCACGTACAGAGCTTATTAAGCATCTGGACTTGCATCTATACTGCAAGTTTGCcgacaaaagcagcagcacatcaATGCCGAGCACACCGCAACGCACAGCAGGATCTGAATCTTCTTGGGTGCATCTTATTACCATTTGCGTGGGCTGGATGTGTGGTTGCCTgagtgttttgtttcatttgtttccctTCACTTTTATTCATGCGGATGAAAACGCTGTCAAGGAATCGCAAAGCAAAAAGAGGCTTCTCCTGTCATCGCCTGTATGCTATTTAGAAATCCTGAGCGCGGAGATGCTGAAAGGGGAAGCTGGAAGTCTCTATCCCAAGATTGAGCCGGATCTTCTCCTTAATGACTCCTTCTTTATTCCACCACTGGAAATCTTTCCAATAATAATGTATGTGCAGGGGCAGTGCAGGACAGCAGCCAAGCATCGCCACCTCCCTCAAACCCTAGTGCAGTCTTTCCATTTGTTCAGAGCAGAGATTTAATCCaaattcttttccccttttcttccccGTAAGCATGGAACTAGCAGCAGCACTCACTGGTGAGGTGCGAGCAGCACCACGCCGGGGACTTCAGCAACCGCAGCAATGCTGCGTACAGGAGGGCTCTCACCCGTGCTACAAGGGAGCGGAGCTCAACTGCTGGCAGGGATCGGTGGTCCAGGCAGTTTTTAATTCCTCGAGTATATTGAGACTTTGCCAGATACCACAGACATCTTGAAGGATGCATCAGTGCTGCGTAAATGCTGCAGGAAGGCACTCAGAAGATAAGCAGTGGTTGCAGTGTTGCTGTTGGCGCTGGTAGGGTCACGCTCTCCAGGTTCTTCTGTCTGGGGAAGTTCTCCTAATGCAGTGCTAGAGATACAAAAACTTGCTTTCTGCAAGTGTTTGTAAGCTTGCACGAACAGGACTTCTCACTTACAACCTTTGTTTTTTGCTGCAATACTATTTAACGTGAGATGGGAACAATTTTTACAGCTCAACTCCAGCACAAAGGCACTCTAATTTAGAGTGTAATCTACCTACATCTGTTCCAGGGGCAGCTTTGAATGACTACACACACAACTTTACATTGAATTATATTTGCACCTAGTCACTTCAAGCTCAGTACAGGGCCAGAATATTTTATCAGAGACTCCTGTGCAGCTAAGGAATCTTACTGATTTTTTAGTAAATTACGCCGTCACAAGAAATCTGTATCTAagtaaaagctttaaaaaaatcaaatatattcTGTAGCCCTGTTTATCTCATTATCCGTGAAAGATTCAAAGATCCAAAACATCTTCAAGCTTTGCTCTTGATTAACTCCCAGCCcactggggaaaagaaaccacGTAACCTGCTTTGGAAGACCAAATCACAACCAAGCAGCACAGTTTGCAAACAAAGTTTCAAGGAACTGATCAACGAACTAACTACCCATGCAGTAAGGCTAAAGGGGGAAGTCCAATTCTCCTTCAGGTATTCTGCTAGCCCAAAGCCGCACAGCGAAAGCACAGACCTAAGTCCCACCAAGGCACTGCTGGCGGGACTTAGGGCTACATTATGCTTCCACGGGCTCTTTCAGCCCAGAACATGCTACACACGATGCTTCGTCTCATTAGGCTGTGATTTACTTCAATAAACTTCTGGCTTTGGGTGCTTTGATCATGGATCATGCTGGCGTACATGTGCTGCTGTTGCACTGCTCCTCGCAGTCAGCTGGTGCCTGGACCCACTTCAATCGCAACAGGGGGGGCACCCAAATCCGCCCCCATCCGCTTCTCTTCCCCCCAAGTTTCCTCTGCATAGCGCTGTGCTTTGAGACTTGAACGCAAGGCAATTCCTTGCACCCCAAAGTTACTGGTACATATTTAATACATAGAGATACAGCACTGCTTCAAGATCTGAGAGAATTGGATATTCCGCatcaaaagacttttttccccgTAAGGAAATCAAATTCTCAGCTCTGCAGTTTCTTTTGACATCAGCAGTCATAAAGGCTTGTGTTTCTTCCCAACCCCACGTACCCACCTGCTTCTCCCCCTGCTAGCACATCCCACGTCTCAGCCACCGAGGCTCAAACGGAGCCTCACCTCTATTCCCCAAGttcttcctgcccttttccACAGTAGGCCTTAGGATTTGTTGCTGTTGGATGAAGCCCAGGTAAGTTTTTATATCATTAACACACTAAACCATCCATATAGATGAATAACACAGACTCCCAATGCGATTTAAACACCCAGTCTGGATGCGGACTTAGTAACAAATGCTTTGGTGGGACGGACGCCTGGGGGCTGCAAAGGTTTAAGCCTCCTACGAGAGATCCCAAGAGACTTGGGCTCTTTTATAAAATGGGATTTAGGAAAACGGGATGAAAGCACACCTATTATCAGACCAACACGCTCCTTCAGAAAGGACCCCGGCAGAAGCTTGATGTGCTCCAGCCGCTCCCTGGCACTTGGCCACGAGCAGTGTTACCACCCACCATCCCAAAATAGAGAGGAGACAATTTCCTCCTCTTGAACGGAGCGGTCCCGAACATCCCCCATAGCATACAAACCTCAGCGTGTGGCTCAAAGGCGACACGCAGCAACTCGTGTGTGTCAAAGTCCCCCAAAAAGCCAGTGGGCCTCCAACACAATAGATGTGCAGATGAGAACAGagtaaaaaaaggcattaatgTCCATcaacagaaacatatttttctttcacaaataaCACTCATTAGCAACTCCAAGGAGAACAATCCCCACTCTTCAGCTCTGAAGGAGTACACAGTTTTTCAGCAGACACAATGCAAAGATTTTGCAGAATTCAGGCATTCAACAGGACTAATGTGAAAGATTATTTTGCAATTATCCAAGCAATTTTCTCTCCTCATTGTCCCTGGACCATAAGGGTTTTTAAATGTGAGCAGAAGGATTTATTCatcacaataataataaaacgAAATATTAAATCAATGAATCTCTTTGCATGAAGCATAAAGCTCACACTGCTATTAAGCTTAGTAGCGTCCTGTCACATAAACCACACACAGTTTGCGTACTTAAGTACCATCTCCCTCTcttatttttccctcccctAATTTGTAAGGCATTATCCTTCCATTTGTCCTCTAAACACGAGCGATTCAGACAACACAGTGTTGCTTCTTGTTAGTGGCTCTATGCCCATGCTCCCTTTACGAGAGCACGTGGagatttatatttaatattgaTTGTTAACAATGGCCAGTGCAGAAAGTTATGCTGGGATGACAGAGAAAccctaaaataaatacatacctAAGTAATAATATAGGCAGAATTAATGCCTTAGAAGCAACAGCGCCGATATGCAAGCAAGTAGCTGGGCATGAAAAGAACATCGTTGGTTTTTGAAGGTGTCACTTATTCAGTTTGGCTGGAGCAACCCAAACATAAGCAAAACTTAATTACAACCTTTGGAGCGTGGAAGCTGCCATGGTCACATTGGCCTGGGCTTGTGTTTTCCCCTGTCTTCTTCTCTGCCATCCCTTGCAATATAAAGTGATAAATGCCTCTCAAGGCCCTTGCAGTAGGCATGGCTTCAGCTGGTccctcttttgtttttataaaagatTTATTTGGTAAAGTGCAGAAAGAGTCAGTACTTAGGTATTTATAACTGTCCTCGCAGTGTGACGCTTAAAGAGCCTAAGCGAAGATTTTCAATAAGCAAGAATCTCTAGCTTTAAGCCTCAAGATTCATATTATGCTCCATATAAGCAATTACTGTTTCCTGAGTGCTAAACACCTGGCACCTCTAAAGATCCCGTATTTTTACAATTTAGGCTCTCCTGCGTAACAGCTCCTGTATTTCATAACCCAAAGGTCACCAAACGAATTCTTTTAGGACAGCAATTCATCCTGCCTGAGTTCACACATCCGCACAGCGCAGCCATCCGCCCCTGAATATTGGCCTCCCGTCAAAGCCGGTGGAGACAAACAGGCATTTCTAGAGCATCAGCCATGGCATTCTCATGCAAACACCTAAAATGGGTCACATGAGTTATACCTGTAATCTCCCTCTTTTCCACTGACAAAGTGTCCAGATCAGGTACAGACATCTACAACCATGTAAGCTGAATGCTGTCCTAGATGACTTAAGCTGAGCTGACATGCTACAGAAGAGCTACAGCCAACTTTAATGCACAAACCTCACCAGGAAGCGAGACCATAGTAGCTACATCATTCTTACCATGATTGGGACACCAATGTCTGGCCACAAGAGATCCTCAGAGGGAAGCTTGGGAGAGTTCCACACTACCACAACTTTATTTAAGTACGGGAGACCATTGAGCCTTTCTAGGGAGTTCATCAACACTTCCTCCCGCTCGTAAGTCAACATCACTACTGTGAACTGCTCCCGGGGGACGTTGCCACCCAAAGCAGCCTGGAACTCCTTCCCAGAGCCACCTGCTCCTCCACCAATTGGTCGAAATCCAGTCCCAGACCCCAAAAATTTTGCTTCTGACGGTAAAACAGGGTCAAAGGGAGTGTAGGGGAAGAGGTGGAAAGGCCCCGGAGCAGAATTCCAATTCCTGTAGATGTCCATTGCAGTGAGGGTGAAATTGCGGAGATATTTGGGAGATGCATAGGGTGGTTCTGTTTCCACAGGCCCCAAGTCCAGGTCACCGTTGTCTGCCATATTGGGGTCTGTACCAGCAGCTTTGCCAGACCGGTGGGGAATCTCCACGGCGGTTTCTTCTCGGATAGGAGCAGCCGGGATTTGGATTCGAGTCCTTATGATAGCTAAGACTGTGCTGAACACGTTGTCAGAGGTGGAGAAGTAGGTCTCCCACAAGAAGCGGCCCTGCCTCCTCATGGCAAGGAGATCGTTGTCAGAAATGCTTCTCAGAAGAAAGTGCACTTCTGTGATACGTGGCTTTGGTATGATTAAGGCTGCCTCGTTCCACCGGATCACATCATTATAGGGTAGCTGAACTTGCTCTCCGAGAACCACCGGGATGGCTCCAACTTCCAGAGCCTCAAACAGTCTCATGGCACACCCGGCGGAGATCACTAAATGGGTGTCCCCTGGGGTGATTATCAGTGCAAAAGTAGATAGCTTCAGTAGCTCTAGTCTGTCATCCCTTTCTCCACACAGAGCCCACTCAGTGGGCAGACTCGCCTTAGGCTGGTTCTTACACGTGAACTCCACCAAAACAAAGTCCAACTTGCTGTCCTGAACAGCCTTCAAGGTGGTGATGATCCGATCGTCGTAGTCAGCTGGGGCATTGCCTTCTATCTCCTCTTCAAATGAGCGAACCTCTTGCAAGCTAGATCTCAGAGACTCGATCTTCTCCCCCTGGAAACTAAACAGATATTTACGCTTGACTGGCACCTGGGGCGGGATTTCTAGGAAGTTGGGTTCAGACATAGCATGGACCAGAGGCGACACCACAATATCAAACCCCGGTCGATACTGCACATCGTAAAAGGTGGACTGGGCAATCATGGCGCGCCCTGTGCTGATGTTGTAAATGAAGTTCTGTGTTTCCGATTTTCTTGATAAATTGATGATGAGATGGTTATGTCCATCAGTCCTCCAATACGGCAAAGAGTGCAACTGTTGCTCTAGTTCAGTAGGTTTTGGCATTACAGGCTCTTGCATTTCCCCCACTAAAATTATATACACACAagcaatatttgcattttcagtaaCATAAACATTAGTTCTGACAGTCGCCTCAAAGGCTTGTTTAATTAAAGGGTCTAAGGAACTACCGAAAGGGTAATCGTCACTGTTGTAGACATAGACTGGAAAGCCAGATGTCAATGGGCAGCGTGAGTAGTCAAAGCAGTTGTGTAGCCTGCAGTTCCGGTTGGATTTTGGCAGGGGGAAGGTTACATCGTCTTTGTCTGGCAGCAGCCGGATGGGCAAGGAAAGTTTGGGCTGGTTCTGAGCCATCAACTCTTTGTAGGAATGCTCGGTCTGGCTGATGACgttcttcagctgcagcaggtccTGTTTGGCATTTTCAATGCTCTTTTTGCAGGCTTCGATCTTCAAGTTGAGCTTGGCTATCTCACTGTTGAGCTCCTGCCGTTTGGcctccagctggagcagctcctCGCTGACCGACTCGCGGATGCGGCACAGGTCTTGCACGTGCTTTACCTCACACAGCTCGTTGCCGGTCCGAGGGCCAAAGATGCGCTTGCCAGCATCGTCCGCGTCATCGATGGTGGTTAGGTAGTAGTGGGCAATGAGGGGAAAGAAGACGAGGATAATGAAGAGGGTGAAACTAAGCCAGGTGAGCCGGATCCGACTGGACCATCTCAACACCCACGGCTGGCCTCCGTTCCCCACTCCCCCATTCCGCAACATCGTATATCCAGTCATGAGTTCAAAAGTCGCTGCGCGCCCAATCACGTTGGATCAGTAGCCATAACCAAAAGAGTTTTTATAGCGAGTCTCTcgggaaaaaaagttattgtgCCTGCTTAACGAGAAGCCAATAGAAGGGGAATTTCATCTTCTTGTCGTGCTGACGGCTTTTCTACAGTCGTTTTGCTGCAGGCACAACTTTTGATCCTGATAGATTCAATCATTGACCTTCTcacccacccccagcccacccctGGTCTGCGGACAACCGTTGCTGGAAGTGTCACAGCGTTGTCATGGTGATTCAAAGTCTCAACcggcagaagaaaaacacaatggGATCAAGCCAAACTCTACCACTGCTCTCTACATCCTGCATTACCATCCAATGAATATGCAGAGGCACCAGCCATCGTGGAGAAGGAGCCAGAAGAGACTCGTACGAACATCAGTCTCTCTCATCGCTGCTGCGCGGCTGATGCGCTGCCATTCCTACAAGAGAACAATCATATATTCAGACAATGCAAACAGAACAACCTCTTAGTGACCTAAGACacttagtttttaaaagcaactgtCCTCTCTGCAAAAAAGCAATCTTTGTACATGTCTAACACCTCCGGGGTTAATACCAGTAAACCTGAGAAAGTGATGGGATTCATTAGATGTGGACACATGGCTTTCTCCGGGCACTCTGCTTTTCATTAGGGTTGCATGCTTCAGTGGCCAAACCAGAAAACTCACAGCCCGTGGATCTGGTTTCCTATTTCTGCCTCTGCCACTGTCTCACTGTGTAACTTTGCAGAAGCTGCTTAACATCTGCAAGCCTCTGTCTCCTCATATACAAAATGGAGATATTAACGTACACCTGCTCTCTCTACCTGCCTTTTAATGGCATGTTGTGATCCTGGGACACAGCACTGCTGTGAATTTGTACTGCATAACTGAGTGTAATCACTATTGTTCTGGTCTAGTGACTAGAGCTGATGAGGAATTTTTAGATGaagtgttttgctttcatttcctgCTGGAAAATTTTGACTCATTGCAAGAGAAATTTTAAAGGGAACGTACTCGTGTTGGTTATGATTACCTCCTCTGGCTGGCTGCATACGAGAGAGAATTTCTGGTCAAAACTGGAAAAGCCTACACTGTACATCAAAGCAAAGATGCCCAGGTTAGGATCCATTGGGTACCACACCACCCAAGCGGTATCAGCTTGCTTAGACATGCCTTTTTGCTTGGAAAACTCTGCTGTGGCACTGAATGCCTACCTGGCTTGGGCATAGAAATCAAGGACATGGCAAATTCAGCTCTGAGTCTTTGGTCTATACCAAAAGATTTAAATCTAGGCCAGATGAATACACTGCCACTAGaacctttcctttccttttattagCATCCTCCGAGGTACCCAAGTTTCTGGGATATTCTTTCATATACCGGACTTCCCGCATCACTGATGAATATGACACTGGGCTAAGTATCGACTGTTGCACAGCCTCAAGAGAAGCTTATTCATTTCCGCTTCAATTTTTAATTAGAGGGAAGTCATCTACATTGGTGATGGTCATTTTTCACTAAATCTATTTAATACTCCTCTCATCTACTCATCAAGAATTAGCAGAAAGAAGGCGAGGAAGCAAATCTCAGCTAAAACAGAGATCTGGAAACAggccaaagcaaaacaaaagttCACCTTAAAGGAGCAGAGGGAAGTCAGGAATAATTTTCAGTATAGTACACAAGTGCAcgtcagaaaaaataaatggaagattTGATTTTAACCAGGAAAAATCATAATGAAAGGGGAAACAAGTGGAGTAATAAAGCACAATTCCTAGGCCTATTTTGTTACAAGGCCATTTGTTGTCAGTAACTTAATGGCCCGCAATTAAATGGGAATGCCCCCCAACCTGACCTGCAACTGGGAGTTGCACAGCAGTATGGACACTTCAAATTAAGGCAGATTTAAAATTCATAACATTGTCTGACAAACAGCACTGGTGTAAATCTCAGAAAGCCGAGAGGATAAAAGGGCTAAAACATCAGGTAAAGGCTAAATCAGCTTTCTCAGATCTTGGCAGCACAGTCGCTGCGGGCAGATGGGGGAGGCTTCAGCTCTGTTGGCAGGACATTTTAATACTATTCTCTGTACACCAACTTGCATTTGCCCAGGCTGGGATAGAGGCTGGTGATGAATGTAAATCCTCAGCGCTTCTGCGCAGGGCTGTCCGTCAGGCACAGGGAGCCCTGGCAATAGCAGCACATTTGCATCGTGCCTCTGGGACCGCTGCTACACATCAGAAGGGTTTTAGCATGCACCAGTGTACAAACCAGGCAactgaaggcaaaaataaataataaaaaaaagcttttaatgtctatttttcttccccctgcctTTTTAAGCTCTCCCCAGGAAATGAAGCTCATGCTGTCACTGTCCGTGTGCATGCACCAGTAGTCAGTCCCCACTATTTCAGCCTGGTCTCATAGGGGCTGCAAAGGTCCTAGAATTGCTGCAAGCAGCTGGCCAGATGAGAGCTGCCCTATTAACCCTTCTTCCAAGCACACGCTCACTCGAACACCAGTGAGTCTAAAAGCCAGCTTAACTTCAAGGCCCACATGGGAAAACAAGCTCTgctgttttttttgtttgagtgTGCCGTGGGATAAGTGCAGTCAAACCCTGCACGGTGTTGAGATAATGCAGAAACAAGGGATCATAAATGTGGCCAAGAAACAAGGGAGGGGCATGTGGATGTGCTGCTTCAGTTTGGCCAGAGAACACTGCAGCCCCACAGGCAGTAAAGGCAGTCACAAAGTTTATCAGCTCAGGCTGCACCTAAATCTTGTTCTGTTTTAGCTGCTTTGCCCATTTATGAGCCCTAAACTGTGATGAAATGGCAAACTGGACTCCCTAAAATGGCAATTGGAGTCCTTGAAAAGCTAAATCCATCGCCCCACACATGATCCTCTGCAGCTGTTCTGCCACCTAATCCTTCCAGTGGCTCTTCTGGTCCTCCCATTCAGTTGATGCAGAACAAACTTTATCCTCCTGACCTAAAAACATGGGCTGTGaactaaaaaaaatctgtatgctCAGAAACCTGAAGCTGACAAACTAACTCTGCTGCTAGCTTGGAAAAGACCACACGGGAAAGACCAGAGCAGGCTTAGGAGGGATTTGAAATGCAACGCACGTGGCTTGGGATCAGTTAAAAGTATTGACTGTCAGTAAGAAATATGTGCTGGCAATAAAGCAAGCACTTTAGACACACTCTTGGACTCTTCTTCATTACTAAGACTTTATTCCTCATCAACTCGATAGAGCCTAAGGTTGTAACGCATTGTTATTAggacttaaaaaataaaaaagcaaagtaaaaaccCAATCTGTGGTTTTACCAAGACAGAATTCAGTATTGTATTTAAGAGCAATAAGCAGCCCTGGGGAAAAAGGCTGCTGATTTCCATAGTCCCCAAACAGAAGTTTGGGAGCAGGAGAAACAGGTTAGTTGCTAGGCTCTCCAGCCAACTCATTCCTCTCACTCCCAAGTACTATTTAGTTCTTTAAACTGATTGAGCCCCACACTGAGAAACTCTTGTTGACATTATAACACAACGGTGCTGCCTGATAGACCtaattacacacacacacacacaaaaaacaagaGGCAGGAAGAGCTCTTAGGAAATCAGAAGCTCAATAATTACCAGAGCCTCTTCCCAAATGCCAATCTGACCGGCGTCTTGGGCACAACAGGTTTGCACACTGCAGTTCCTCCTCCCACAGCGTGGGGCTACAAGACTAAATTGGTGTTCGGGCACGTTGTCACATCTTAGTTCAAATCCTGGGCTGTGTTCCCAGCTTTCCTCAACTCCACAGTGGGCGCTCCCCGTGCCCGTGAAGTTACGGGAATACCTGAGGTTCTCcctcattttgcatttctagCAGAAAGAGCCAGGCTGATCTGATGTGTGGATGCTCGTGGAGTCATTACTCTGCAAATGTTCAGTCACCAACCTCCTTCTGCTAACACCTGTGCATACCTATTCCTCCCTGCTTACACCTCTCCTTTTGTCCATCTCCCTATAAAATTAGGGAAATATTGTCCCTTTCTCAGCATATTTGTGAACAGAGCCTGGAAACCTTAAACTTACGGTCCTCCAGAGCAAAGCTCAGCAATAAATAACCAACAGGCAGAATATGACTGCAGACACAGACTGCACTGAACTTTCCAGGAGGAAAATCCACAGGGATCCTGCATCCACTAAATTAGAGCTCCCAAACTCACTCTGTATGCACCCATACTTGCCCTTACTCATCAGATGACAGGTCTGTGGTGTGCGTCCTCCACAAACTTTCTGCTGTGTTAGCACTCTCCATGGAGAGCGAAGCACCGTACCCACCTCTGTCACGCAGGCTCCCTCCTGATGAACAGCGAAGGATGTCAGGGAATGCGTGTTAGTGGCTCCTGTGCTTTATCTGTCCAGTCTTGCATAGACAGTTTCTATTGCCAAGTCTCTTTTTCACCagcactaaaaagaaaaaaaaaaaagcaacctttttttttaaaaaaaaaaaaaaggagaagcagaaaattctgctaaacaaagaaaatacagcttattCCCCCCACTTTAGAACAGGTTTCtggtgaaatggaaaagaaacgAACACAAAACAGCCCTTCAGCAATGATAACTTTCTACTTCCTAATGCTCTCAAAGGAAAGGATTACACCCCAAATCTCCGATCACTTTGGGAACAGGAGCAGCTGAACAAGGAGAATAAATCTATTAGGTGTGTGCTTTAAGGTACGTTTGAAAGCAGATCTTTAAAAGGAGCAGATGGAAAATTCACTCTGAAATGCTTCGCATGCTACAGCCTTAGGGACCATCACGAGGGATTTGTACCATCTCGAGAGCTCACAGGTACAGAGAAATTCTCCTAGGGTAAGATCAACGCTGCTACACGTTTAACCGGTAAAAGGTCTTGTAATCTGTAAATTCAGGGGATAAGCTGCATCCCTGGCTTTAGGAAGCTTTTATCTAAACCAAGGAACATTCACCACATTTGCAGCTCCGTGCAAAGCCAAACTTGCTTCCAGCCATGCTCCCCATCCGCAGCTGGGCATGCGTGGGGTAAAGGGGTCCTGGACAAACACTCCAGGAGAGCCCCTTCATGTGCTCGCTCCAGCAAAGTCAGAAAACCACGTGTGCTGAAGAAGGCAGTGGCTGAACGATATTAGGGAAGCATCACGTTCATTTGCCCTGTTCTACTCTTTCCCTGGGCTGCTTGCATGCTCTGTTGCAAACAGGTCCCAGAAAACACGGACACTGGCTTTGCCCCATGCTTGCTACCTTCTCTCCAGC from Gavia stellata isolate bGavSte3 chromosome 2, bGavSte3.hap2, whole genome shotgun sequence includes these protein-coding regions:
- the EXTL3 gene encoding exostosin-like 3, which codes for MTGYTMLRNGGVGNGGQPWVLRWSSRIRLTWLSFTLFIILVFFPLIAHYYLTTIDDADDAGKRIFGPRTGNELCEVKHVQDLCRIRESVSEELLQLEAKRQELNSEIAKLNLKIEACKKSIENAKQDLLQLKNVISQTEHSYKELMAQNQPKLSLPIRLLPDKDDVTFPLPKSNRNCRLHNCFDYSRCPLTSGFPVYVYNSDDYPFGSSLDPLIKQAFEATVRTNVYVTENANIACVYIILVGEMQEPVMPKPTELEQQLHSLPYWRTDGHNHLIINLSRKSETQNFIYNISTGRAMIAQSTFYDVQYRPGFDIVVSPLVHAMSEPNFLEIPPQVPVKRKYLFSFQGEKIESLRSSLQEVRSFEEEIEGNAPADYDDRIITTLKAVQDSKLDFVLVEFTCKNQPKASLPTEWALCGERDDRLELLKLSTFALIITPGDTHLVISAGCAMRLFEALEVGAIPVVLGEQVQLPYNDVIRWNEAALIIPKPRITEVHFLLRSISDNDLLAMRRQGRFLWETYFSTSDNVFSTVLAIIRTRIQIPAAPIREETAVEIPHRSGKAAGTDPNMADNGDLDLGPVETEPPYASPKYLRNFTLTAMDIYRNWNSAPGPFHLFPYTPFDPVLPSEAKFLGSGTGFRPIGGGAGGSGKEFQAALGGNVPREQFTVVMLTYEREEVLMNSLERLNGLPYLNKVVVVWNSPKLPSEDLLWPDIGVPIMVVRTEKNSLNNRFLPWDEIETEAILSIDDDAHLRHDEIMFGFRVWREARDRIVGFPGRYHAWDIPHQSWLYNSNYSCELSMVLTGAAFFHKYYAYLYSYVMPQAIRDMVDEYINCEDIAMNFLVSHLTRKPPIKVTSRWTFRCPGCPQALSHDDSHFHERHKCINFFVKVYGYMPLLYTQFRVDSVLFKTRLPHDKTKCFKFI